In one window of Sphingomonas glaciei DNA:
- a CDS encoding helix-turn-helix transcriptional regulator has translation MNKLPKFITTKGVAAIGHVSVATAWRYSRRPDFPKPRYFSPKYPVWIEDEVLGWYMSRPQTRVA, from the coding sequence ATGAACAAGTTGCCGAAGTTTATCACCACGAAAGGCGTCGCAGCCATCGGCCACGTTAGCGTGGCTACCGCGTGGCGTTACTCCCGACGGCCGGACTTCCCCAAGCCGCGCTACTTCAGCCCCAAATATCCGGTCTGGATCGAGGATGAAGTGCTCGGGTGGTACATGAGCCGTCCGCAGACGCGGGTGGCCTAG
- a CDS encoding ester cyclase — translation MRLLAMVAGAFLIFPSAAPAEAPPKCPSHSNPRGYQRVEQANTALVRRFHDAINRQDWEAADAFVGAAYRHYVTGTDGFRALTWDAFKRGNKHLRTAFPDWRNVIMQTIAERDKVVVVIEGSGTHRGSIAGEKATGRIAKLPIMIVHQVCGGKLWADWEAVDTGPLMAALTAP, via the coding sequence TTGCGCCTACTCGCGATGGTCGCCGGAGCTTTTCTGATCTTCCCATCTGCAGCGCCCGCCGAGGCCCCACCAAAATGCCCCAGCCATTCGAATCCGCGAGGCTACCAACGAGTGGAGCAGGCAAACACCGCATTGGTGCGGCGCTTCCACGACGCGATCAACCGCCAAGATTGGGAGGCAGCGGATGCTTTCGTTGGTGCCGCTTACCGCCATTACGTGACGGGAACCGATGGCTTCCGAGCCCTTACTTGGGACGCATTCAAGCGCGGGAACAAGCACTTGCGGACCGCCTTCCCAGACTGGCGCAACGTGATCATGCAGACAATAGCTGAAAGAGACAAAGTTGTTGTTGTCATTGAAGGTTCAGGCACGCACCGGGGAAGCATCGCCGGTGAAAAAGCGACCGGTCGAATTGCGAAGCTCCCCATTATGATTGTGCATCAGGTCTGCGGCGGAAAGTTATGGGCGGATTGGGAGGCCGTCGACACAGGCCCACTGATGGCCGCCTTGACGGCTCCGTAG
- a CDS encoding P-loop NTPase family protein — MVNDPQAPAGTICAKETSSKLPLTVYAITTVKGGAGKTELAECLEATHTLSGHRTTLVDVDDGNRGLVRRVGATNVLKVEWCTSVLAAPDWVARHSANTDTMIFDLGAGIDSSDLPVMAFLETAWRMLADRGARIIICAVVSTNAPTSNFVERLERRFGALGEVVVVCNNQDGSEAYPAEIAALTQQKIHLARLQSGIQAVRLSRRERLSSVIRTPHTGHFMACALMAKRILEVANQAFFKSLPITQGLEELKRLAQEAPKQFHYAIDRRSHATDEIIGQNAILAVAEIALRRRGLIDDDILAAAKNYRLQHDRYIELTRAAPK; from the coding sequence ATGGTGAATGATCCTCAGGCTCCGGCAGGCACTATTTGCGCAAAGGAAACCAGCTCGAAGCTGCCCCTGACCGTTTACGCGATCACGACGGTCAAGGGTGGAGCGGGCAAGACCGAGTTGGCGGAATGCCTCGAAGCCACTCACACCCTTAGTGGTCATCGCACCACGCTGGTCGACGTGGATGATGGAAACCGGGGCCTCGTTCGCCGGGTAGGCGCAACGAATGTCTTGAAGGTGGAGTGGTGCACGTCGGTGCTGGCGGCACCGGATTGGGTGGCCCGGCACTCCGCCAACACTGACACGATGATCTTCGATCTCGGTGCTGGCATCGACAGCTCTGATCTGCCGGTCATGGCATTCCTCGAGACTGCTTGGCGGATGCTTGCCGACCGCGGCGCCCGCATCATCATCTGCGCGGTCGTTTCCACCAACGCACCGACCTCCAACTTCGTTGAGCGCCTTGAACGTCGGTTCGGAGCACTGGGCGAGGTCGTCGTCGTCTGCAACAATCAGGACGGCTCTGAAGCTTACCCGGCTGAAATCGCCGCATTGACGCAGCAGAAGATCCACTTGGCACGTTTGCAGAGCGGAATTCAGGCGGTCCGGCTGAGCCGGCGCGAGCGGTTGAGCTCGGTTATCCGCACTCCGCATACCGGTCACTTTATGGCTTGCGCCCTGATGGCTAAGCGCATCCTGGAGGTCGCGAACCAAGCCTTCTTCAAGAGCTTGCCGATCACCCAGGGTCTCGAGGAACTGAAGCGCTTGGCGCAGGAGGCACCGAAGCAGTTTCACTACGCGATCGATCGGCGCTCGCACGCGACTGACGAGATCATCGGACAGAATGCTATCCTCGCCGTAGCAGAGATTGCTCTCCGTCGCCGGGGCTTGATCGACGATGATATCCTCGCAGCTGCAAAGAACTACAGGCTGCAGCATGACCGCTACATCGAACTCACGCGGGCCGCACCGAAGTAG
- a CDS encoding relaxase/mobilization nuclease domain-containing protein translates to MIGKIIRMNRHQRPSTEQRVARLQSSVLALTRYVVDADPHALAAVAAENVLSITDYALAVRHAGIEPGEKVEASGKLNLLGRDLAEWQAEMLATAVGATTVKNHVVHIILSLHEGETWSPQQREEAITIMLGILRLERCQTIWAEHSNTRNPHLHLAVLRVDPTTGSAAGTDWLIDDLHQGLALIEERQDRIREPNALYRAEEGAIFDVETGALVRDADGTFVSKWWEATGKKRTRLPSLIRDARGALVQAAAEASSWADLHERLKALDATYDKAGSGARIAVETQSAKASEVHSSLSRPELEKRLGLFERDLTRLNTGFEAYRVSVQDQLDHLRQKRDEEVDAVDAWVKARVAEMPGDKRKMLAPLVQQEGAAATKAIQKAFAEAISRGTRQRMNEDQWRQSGEPAMLTPVSSPSLILPLSGGEEFSTQLADRSGRKAHRYHTDYLDRDGRTLFADHRAFIIIHAADEVAAVDEALALAAERWGTLRLTGSAAFIALAAQRAEALGISVIYDAEAPAPQSPDTQVDARTKSNAEAEVVSVPAPRQRSPEEMRALQVRRALKTLDDLPDLRVCRRAAAGDNQLTGRTGPFQIVADRYDPRLEEVTILDLDPLVQKYLQQRQQKRIDDWAVELERRCDGPLPYGDAEILAVLSPVGNDRALAEVASRDAEFLEMTRRVREKLKDRPVKKKLETPSLVNSREDDLSYEEVRRLQAQLAQIAAQGR, encoded by the coding sequence ATGATTGGCAAGATCATCAGGATGAACCGGCATCAGCGTCCCTCGACCGAGCAGCGGGTCGCTCGGCTGCAGAGCTCAGTCCTGGCGCTGACCCGGTACGTCGTGGACGCAGATCCGCACGCACTTGCTGCAGTGGCGGCTGAGAATGTCCTGTCGATTACTGACTACGCCCTTGCGGTCCGGCATGCTGGCATCGAGCCGGGCGAGAAAGTCGAGGCGTCGGGCAAGCTAAACCTGCTTGGCCGTGATCTCGCCGAGTGGCAGGCCGAGATGCTGGCCACGGCGGTAGGCGCGACGACCGTCAAGAACCACGTCGTTCATATCATCCTGAGCCTTCACGAAGGCGAAACGTGGTCGCCGCAGCAGCGCGAAGAAGCGATCACGATCATGTTGGGCATTCTCCGTCTCGAACGATGCCAGACAATCTGGGCCGAGCACTCCAACACCAGGAACCCGCATCTTCACCTGGCGGTCCTGCGTGTCGATCCTACGACAGGTTCAGCCGCAGGAACCGACTGGCTGATCGACGATCTGCATCAGGGACTTGCTCTCATCGAGGAGAGGCAGGATCGGATCCGCGAACCTAACGCCCTTTACCGCGCTGAAGAGGGTGCCATCTTCGACGTAGAGACTGGCGCCCTCGTCCGCGACGCTGATGGGACGTTTGTTTCCAAGTGGTGGGAGGCCACCGGCAAGAAGCGGACGCGTTTGCCTTCCCTTATTCGGGACGCGCGCGGAGCCCTCGTCCAGGCGGCAGCAGAGGCGTCCAGCTGGGCGGACTTGCACGAGCGCTTGAAGGCCCTTGACGCAACGTATGACAAGGCCGGAAGCGGTGCTCGGATCGCCGTCGAGACGCAATCAGCCAAGGCTTCCGAAGTCCACTCCAGCCTTTCGCGTCCGGAGCTGGAGAAGCGGCTCGGCCTCTTCGAACGCGACCTGACCCGGCTGAATACAGGCTTTGAAGCCTACCGGGTCAGCGTGCAGGACCAGCTCGATCACCTTCGCCAGAAGCGCGACGAGGAAGTCGATGCCGTTGATGCATGGGTAAAGGCGCGTGTCGCCGAGATGCCTGGCGACAAGCGGAAGATGCTGGCGCCGCTGGTGCAGCAGGAAGGGGCCGCCGCGACCAAGGCCATTCAGAAGGCATTCGCCGAGGCCATCAGCCGGGGCACGCGTCAGCGCATGAACGAGGATCAGTGGCGGCAGTCTGGTGAGCCTGCCATGCTAACGCCAGTCAGCTCCCCATCCTTGATCCTTCCGCTCTCCGGAGGTGAGGAGTTCAGCACGCAGCTGGCGGATCGATCCGGCAGGAAGGCTCACCGCTACCACACGGACTATCTCGATCGAGATGGTCGCACGCTCTTCGCCGACCACCGTGCCTTCATCATCATCCATGCAGCCGACGAGGTTGCCGCAGTCGACGAGGCTCTTGCGCTTGCGGCGGAAAGGTGGGGAACGTTGCGGCTGACCGGGTCAGCGGCCTTCATCGCCTTGGCGGCGCAGCGCGCCGAAGCTCTCGGCATCTCGGTTATCTATGATGCTGAGGCGCCTGCGCCCCAGTCCCCGGATACGCAGGTCGACGCTAGGACGAAGTCCAACGCCGAAGCAGAGGTCGTGAGCGTGCCCGCACCGCGCCAACGATCGCCCGAAGAAATGAGGGCGCTGCAGGTCCGCCGTGCTCTCAAGACCTTGGATGATCTCCCTGACCTGCGCGTGTGCCGACGAGCGGCGGCAGGCGACAATCAGCTGACCGGAAGGACAGGTCCCTTCCAGATTGTTGCCGATCGCTACGATCCTCGGCTCGAAGAGGTCACCATCCTCGACCTCGATCCACTCGTGCAGAAGTATCTGCAGCAGCGCCAGCAGAAGAGAATCGATGACTGGGCCGTTGAGCTTGAACGTCGTTGCGACGGGCCGCTGCCTTATGGCGACGCTGAGATACTTGCCGTCCTGTCGCCGGTCGGCAACGATCGAGCGTTAGCGGAAGTCGCCTCCCGGGACGCCGAGTTCCTGGAGATGACTAGGCGGGTCCGAGAAAAGCTGAAGGACCGACCTGTGAAGAAGAAGCTGGAGACTCCTTCCCTGGTGAATTCGCGCGAAGACGATCTCTCCTACGAGGAGGTCAGAAGATTGCAGGCGCAGCTCGCGCAGATTGCTGCTCAAGGGCGTTAG
- a CDS encoding plasmid mobilization protein has product MKKNSEDDSAGMVEVTFRLPRDEAGELDRAAEASLMNRSEYIRFLLRGRPVVSDAGLAALRRLIQIHGLVQAREECGELNTTLRELIPVLAKAVRHRLV; this is encoded by the coding sequence TTGAAGAAGAATTCTGAGGACGACAGCGCCGGCATGGTGGAGGTTACCTTCCGCCTGCCGCGGGATGAAGCAGGCGAACTGGACCGGGCTGCGGAGGCTAGCCTGATGAACAGGTCCGAGTACATCCGCTTCCTCCTGCGGGGCAGGCCAGTCGTTTCCGACGCCGGCCTCGCGGCGCTCCGCCGCTTGATCCAGATTCATGGTCTTGTTCAGGCAAGAGAGGAATGCGGCGAGCTGAACACGACGCTCCGCGAGTTGATCCCGGTCCTTGCCAAGGCCGTTCGGCACAGGCTCGTCTGA
- a CDS encoding response regulator — MVEAAGVQKAQIEFPAAIPEGEADRPRVLVVDDDERNLLAIQTVLEDVGDIVIARSGEEALRHLLKGDFAVILLDVYMPGLDGYETAGIIRSREQTKRIPIVFLSAVNKEAEHLIRGYAMGAVDYVFKPVDPMILRSKVAVFVDLFAKSREIERKAKHEQALLDANLQANNELLRAEQELRRAEQRQAAIIGSLPILLYLEPLVCDPRCPTFVSGNFEAMTGYTLPDVFETPTLWSEQLHHEDRDRVLRAIGERTASGRLSVEYRWRCKDGSFKHFHDQAVLLRDADGNPLEYAGTLTDVTERRALESQLVHAQKMDAIGKLTGGIAHDFNNLLAAVLGGLGLLERRAQLDDEHRKILDMTRRAADQGSELVRRLLAFARKQQLQPVAVNFADLHKGVDDLLSHTLGGLVELDWHLPGNRWSALVDQSQLELALMNLIINARDAMPDGGTITISTDRRTVSGKSGDHLPAGNYVIVRVSDHGTGIPPELIDKVLEPFFTTKPVGKGTGLGLSMVYGFARQSCGTFRLFNNQNAGMTAEIWLPEAAEQDIGARADVENLPISVPSLNILVVDDHPEVRMTTVGLLEDLNHRILEASSGAEALQLAKQAKPPIDLLISDYAMPHLSGTEVVKLMRNDRPGLPALLITGYADSDEIGDRPQDVMILSKPFSLDALSSAIAKVLDLSDDGPGHEQKGSAQTSVAS, encoded by the coding sequence ATGGTCGAAGCTGCCGGCGTTCAGAAGGCGCAGATTGAATTCCCCGCCGCCATTCCCGAAGGTGAGGCCGACCGCCCTCGCGTGCTGGTGGTCGATGATGACGAACGCAACCTGCTCGCCATCCAGACCGTGCTGGAAGACGTCGGTGACATTGTGATTGCGCGGTCGGGCGAAGAAGCGCTTCGCCACCTCCTCAAGGGCGATTTCGCGGTCATCTTGCTCGACGTCTACATGCCGGGCCTCGATGGCTACGAAACGGCCGGAATCATCCGCAGCCGCGAACAAACTAAGCGCATTCCGATCGTCTTCCTCTCGGCGGTCAACAAGGAGGCCGAACACCTTATCCGCGGCTACGCCATGGGTGCGGTCGACTATGTGTTCAAACCGGTCGACCCGATGATCCTGCGGTCCAAGGTCGCCGTCTTCGTGGACCTGTTCGCCAAATCCCGTGAGATCGAGCGCAAGGCCAAGCATGAGCAAGCGTTGCTCGACGCCAACCTCCAGGCGAACAATGAGCTGCTACGTGCCGAGCAGGAGTTGCGCCGGGCGGAACAGCGGCAGGCCGCGATCATCGGATCGCTGCCGATCCTGCTCTACCTTGAACCGCTTGTCTGCGACCCACGTTGCCCGACCTTCGTCAGCGGAAACTTCGAGGCGATGACCGGCTATACTCTGCCCGACGTGTTCGAGACGCCGACGCTCTGGTCGGAGCAACTTCACCACGAAGACCGCGACCGCGTGCTTCGGGCTATCGGCGAACGCACGGCTTCAGGAAGGCTTTCGGTCGAGTATCGCTGGCGCTGCAAGGACGGCAGCTTCAAGCACTTCCACGATCAGGCGGTCCTGCTTCGCGATGCCGATGGCAATCCGCTGGAATATGCCGGCACGCTGACTGACGTGACGGAACGTCGCGCGCTCGAGAGCCAGTTGGTGCATGCCCAGAAGATGGATGCAATTGGCAAGCTCACGGGCGGGATTGCGCATGATTTCAACAATCTGCTTGCAGCCGTCCTAGGTGGCCTCGGCCTCCTCGAGCGTCGGGCACAGCTGGATGACGAGCATCGCAAGATCCTCGACATGACTAGGCGTGCCGCCGACCAAGGATCCGAGTTGGTGCGGCGCCTGCTGGCGTTCGCCCGCAAGCAGCAGTTGCAGCCAGTTGCGGTTAATTTCGCCGACCTTCACAAGGGCGTGGACGATCTTCTCAGTCACACCCTTGGCGGCCTTGTCGAGCTCGACTGGCACTTACCCGGCAATCGCTGGTCTGCGCTGGTCGATCAATCACAGCTCGAACTCGCGCTGATGAACCTCATCATCAACGCCCGTGACGCCATGCCGGATGGCGGCACCATCACCATTTCGACCGATCGTCGAACCGTTTCTGGAAAATCCGGTGACCACCTCCCTGCCGGCAATTACGTCATCGTGCGGGTTTCCGACCATGGAACGGGTATTCCACCCGAATTGATCGACAAGGTGCTGGAGCCGTTCTTCACGACCAAGCCGGTGGGCAAGGGGACCGGGCTTGGCCTCAGCATGGTCTATGGTTTCGCTCGGCAGTCCTGCGGCACCTTCCGGCTATTCAACAATCAGAACGCAGGAATGACCGCTGAGATCTGGCTTCCGGAAGCGGCTGAACAGGACATCGGCGCCCGGGCCGACGTCGAAAATTTGCCAATTTCAGTGCCCAGCTTGAACATCTTAGTAGTCGATGATCATCCTGAGGTCAGGATGACGACTGTCGGACTGCTCGAAGATCTCAATCACAGGATCCTAGAGGCAAGCTCAGGAGCAGAAGCGCTGCAACTCGCCAAACAGGCCAAGCCACCCATCGACCTTCTCATCAGTGACTACGCCATGCCCCACCTCAGCGGCACCGAGGTGGTCAAGCTCATGCGAAACGATCGGCCCGGACTGCCGGCGTTGCTGATCACCGGCTATGCGGACTCGGATGAAATTGGCGACCGCCCGCAGGACGTCATGATCCTAAGCAAACCCTTCTCGCTCGATGCGCTCTCCTCCGCGATCGCAAAGGTTCTAGACCTCTCAGACGATGGGCCCGGCCACGAGCAGAAGGGCAGCGCTCAAACATCAGTTGCGAGCTAA
- a CDS encoding DUF2306 domain-containing protein encodes MGTTLAVAVFLVLVGIFLSFSLGNIGRHGDEAWLYWLHIAGGSIVLLLGPFQFIASIRNRFRRYHRLAGYCYVAGSAAAFVGFWAIQPTIPDVFFLSQATAITLWMLALIAAVAAARRKRMLTHQHNMTRSFVLAAYFVVVRLVDQYGLVMLEPFSSNEGARLAHSDWLAWVVPLAMVEAYYGRKWDKLLRKRAAP; translated from the coding sequence ATGGGCACGACGCTGGCCGTCGCGGTTTTCCTCGTTCTAGTCGGAATATTTCTTAGCTTCAGCCTCGGCAATATAGGGCGACACGGCGACGAAGCGTGGCTCTATTGGCTGCACATTGCCGGAGGTAGCATAGTGCTACTTCTTGGACCATTTCAGTTCATTGCGAGCATCCGAAATCGATTTCGGCGCTATCACCGTTTAGCGGGTTACTGCTACGTTGCTGGGTCCGCAGCCGCCTTCGTCGGTTTCTGGGCCATACAGCCTACCATCCCCGACGTTTTCTTTTTGAGCCAAGCGACAGCCATTACGCTCTGGATGCTCGCGTTGATTGCAGCGGTAGCAGCCGCACGGCGCAAACGGATGCTGACGCACCAGCACAATATGACGCGATCCTTTGTGTTGGCGGCTTACTTCGTCGTGGTGCGACTGGTGGACCAATACGGACTGGTGATGCTTGAGCCTTTTTCAAGCAACGAAGGCGCGCGGCTGGCCCACAGTGATTGGCTTGCTTGGGTCGTGCCACTTGCGATGGTGGAGGCATACTACGGACGGAAGTGGGATAAGCTCCTGCGCAAACGCGCCGCTCCCTAA